From Mobula hypostoma chromosome 8, sMobHyp1.1, whole genome shotgun sequence, the proteins below share one genomic window:
- the LOC134351232 gene encoding fibroblast growth factor 8-like has product MAAQFSQLHGKYAAATNSSSSEFQVVLKCSPFSCCILFLPGTRLWSFCYFNQHVKDHARNTDQLSHRHIRVYQLYSRTSGKHVQILGKRINATAEDGSKYAKLLVETDTFDSRVRIRGAETGHYICMNRKGKLVGKLVGKGKDCIFTEILLENNYTALRNTKYEGWYMAFTRKGQPRKATKTRQNQREVHFMKRLFKGEPLFPNQDRQRHFEFINYPVTKRTRRTRLPKRQRT; this is encoded by the exons ATGGCGGCTCAGTTCAGTCAACTGCACGGAAAATATGCTGCA gccaccaacagcagctcgTCAGAGTTTCAAGTTGTCCTCAAGTGCAGCCCATTTTCTTGCTGTATACTATTTCTCCCAGGAACGAggctttggagcttctgtt ATTTTAATCAGCACGTCAAAGACCACGCTCGGAACACGGACCAGCTGAGCCACAGACACATCCGCGTCTACCAGCTCTACAGTCGCACCAGCGGTAAGCATGTCCAGATCCTCGGCAAGAGAATCAACGCAACTGCTGAAGATGGCAGCAAATACG CTAAACTGCTGGTGGAAACGGACACATTTGACAGTCGAGTACGGATTCGGGGAGCAGAGACAGGGCATTATATCTGCATGAACAGGAAAGGGAAACTGGTAGGCAAG CTGGTTGGCAAAGGCAAGGATTGCATTTTCACTGAAATATTGCTGGAAAATAACTACACGGCGCTGAGGAACACCAAGTATGAAGGTTGGTACATGGCCTTCACCAGGAAGGGACAGCCCAGGAAGGCGACAAAAACAAGGCAGAACCAGCGAGAAGTCCACTTCATGAAGAGACTGTTCAAAGGGGAGCCGCTCTTTCCGAACCAGGACCGCCAAAGGCACTTTGAGTTTATCAATTACCCCGTCACCAAAAGGACTCGGAGGACACGCCTTCCCAAGCGCCAGCGGACATAG